In one window of Chryseobacterium sp. JV274 DNA:
- a CDS encoding efflux RND transporter permease subunit, translated as MKLAEISIKRPSLVIVLFTILTLGGLLSYSMMGYELIPKFETNMVTISTVYPGASPAEVETSVTRKIEDAVGSLENVKKVESSSYESLSVIMVQLNTGADVNYALNDAQRKVNAILADLPDDADPPSLQKFSLDDLPIMTLSISSNNLNNKDLYDLLDKKIEPIFSRVNGVAQVDLVGGQEREIQVSLDEKKMQGYGLAIADVQQAILSSNLDFPTGALKTRTSRSTIRLSGKYKNVAEMNNLVVSNKDGAQVRLSDIATVFDTQKDVEKVARYNQNSTILLQVKKQSDANAVSVSELVKKTIADVQNNYKAQAIKINIVDDTTDFTLEAADHVIFDLFLAIILVAVVMLLFLHNIRNAFIVMVSIPMSLIATVIGMYLMGYTLNLMSLLGLSLVVGILVDDAIVVLENVYRHMEMGKSRIRAAYDGASEIGFTVTAITLVIVVVFLPIAMSSGLVADILAQFCVTVVIATMFSLLASFTIIPWLSSRYGKLVHLSGKNPFEKFILWFEKQLEKFTHWITGILEWCLKTTLRRVMTVIVTFIILISSFMLVAFGFIGGEFFPKMDRGQFLVQMELPKDASVEKTNQITLAVEKYLREDKDVVDMITTVGQQSSGFGGAQATLYQSEIQVILVDKSERNESTDIKSARIKRALEEKFTGVEFKTAPIGLMGADNAPIEMVVTAQDNETANKEANRILELLKKVPGSVDAELSTDSGSPEVQVNIDRDKMASLGLNLSSVGQTMQTAFNGNTDGKFRAGEYEYDINIRFGDANRKSIEDVRNLMFTNPKGEQVRLSQFAEVKMGSGPSLLERRDKAPSVKVKSKVVGRPVGDVANEWAAQFMDNEKTKPAGVSYIWSGDMENQTEGFGTLGIALMAAIVLVYLVMVSLYDSFVYPFVVLFSIPLALIGVMVILAITGNSLNIFTMLGMIMLIGLVAKNAIMIVDFANMRKEAGASTHDALIQANHARLRPILMTTIAMIFGMIPIAIAKGAGAEMNNGLAWVIIGGLTSSLFLTLIIVPVVYSIFDSILRRMGKHEKVDYEAEMKAEYEHRELSEDGFTTKHVD; from the coding sequence ATGAAGTTAGCAGAAATATCCATTAAAAGACCATCGCTGGTTATCGTATTATTTACGATACTTACGCTGGGTGGTTTATTAAGTTACTCCATGATGGGGTATGAGTTGATTCCAAAGTTTGAAACCAATATGGTAACCATTTCTACGGTATATCCGGGAGCTTCGCCTGCTGAGGTGGAAACTTCGGTAACCCGAAAAATTGAAGATGCTGTTGGTTCTTTGGAAAACGTGAAAAAAGTAGAATCTTCATCTTACGAAAGTTTATCGGTTATTATGGTGCAGCTGAATACCGGTGCCGATGTAAACTATGCTTTGAATGATGCACAGAGAAAAGTAAATGCTATTTTGGCAGATCTTCCCGACGATGCAGATCCTCCTTCTTTGCAAAAGTTCTCATTGGATGATCTTCCGATCATGACTTTGAGTATTTCCAGTAATAACCTGAATAATAAAGATCTTTATGATCTTTTAGATAAAAAAATAGAGCCTATTTTTTCCCGTGTAAACGGTGTTGCTCAGGTAGACCTTGTAGGTGGGCAGGAAAGAGAAATTCAGGTAAGTTTAGATGAAAAGAAAATGCAGGGATATGGTCTTGCCATCGCAGATGTACAGCAGGCAATTCTTTCTTCAAATCTGGATTTCCCAACGGGAGCTTTGAAAACAAGAACTTCAAGATCTACGATCAGACTTTCCGGAAAGTATAAAAATGTTGCTGAAATGAATAATCTTGTAGTTTCCAATAAAGATGGAGCTCAGGTTCGTTTATCTGATATTGCAACCGTTTTTGATACACAGAAAGATGTGGAGAAAGTTGCAAGATATAACCAGAATTCAACGATTTTACTTCAGGTTAAAAAACAATCTGATGCCAATGCGGTTTCAGTTTCGGAACTAGTGAAGAAAACAATCGCTGATGTTCAGAACAATTATAAAGCCCAGGCGATTAAAATAAATATTGTAGATGATACAACAGACTTTACGCTTGAAGCTGCAGACCATGTAATTTTCGATTTATTCTTAGCAATTATCCTGGTAGCAGTGGTAATGTTACTGTTCCTTCATAACATCAGAAACGCGTTTATCGTTATGGTTTCTATTCCGATGTCATTGATTGCAACGGTGATTGGAATGTATCTTATGGGATATACCTTAAACCTGATGAGTTTACTTGGACTTTCATTAGTTGTTGGTATTCTTGTGGATGATGCAATTGTAGTTTTGGAGAACGTTTATCGTCACATGGAGATGGGGAAAAGCAGAATTCGTGCGGCATACGATGGTGCTTCGGAAATTGGATTTACCGTAACGGCGATTACATTGGTAATTGTAGTGGTATTCTTACCGATTGCAATGAGCTCAGGATTGGTTGCTGATATCCTGGCACAGTTCTGCGTTACCGTAGTTATTGCGACAATGTTTTCGTTACTGGCATCATTTACCATTATTCCTTGGTTATCTTCAAGATATGGTAAATTGGTACACCTTTCAGGTAAAAATCCTTTTGAGAAGTTTATTCTTTGGTTCGAAAAGCAATTGGAAAAATTCACACACTGGATCACAGGAATTCTGGAATGGTGTTTGAAAACGACATTAAGAAGAGTAATGACGGTTATTGTAACATTTATTATTTTGATCTCTTCATTTATGTTGGTTGCATTTGGATTTATCGGAGGTGAATTCTTCCCTAAAATGGATAGAGGACAGTTCCTTGTTCAGATGGAATTGCCAAAAGATGCTTCTGTAGAAAAAACCAACCAGATTACTCTTGCTGTTGAAAAATATCTTAGAGAAGACAAAGATGTTGTAGATATGATCACAACAGTTGGTCAGCAGTCATCAGGTTTTGGTGGAGCACAGGCAACATTGTACCAGTCAGAGATTCAGGTGATTTTGGTAGATAAATCTGAACGTAATGAGAGCACAGATATCAAATCCGCAAGAATCAAGAGAGCTTTAGAAGAAAAATTCACAGGAGTTGAATTTAAAACAGCACCAATTGGATTAATGGGAGCAGACAATGCACCAATTGAAATGGTAGTGACAGCTCAGGATAACGAAACAGCAAATAAAGAGGCAAACAGAATTCTTGAGTTGCTTAAAAAAGTTCCTGGTTCTGTAGATGCAGAATTATCAACTGACTCTGGAAGCCCTGAAGTACAGGTGAATATCGACAGAGATAAAATGGCTTCTTTAGGCTTAAATCTTTCTAGTGTAGGACAAACAATGCAAACTGCATTTAACGGAAATACAGACGGAAAATTCAGAGCCGGAGAATATGAATATGATATTAATATCCGTTTTGGTGACGCGAACAGAAAATCTATTGAAGATGTAAGAAATCTTATGTTTACCAATCCTAAAGGAGAACAGGTAAGACTGAGCCAGTTTGCAGAAGTAAAAATGGGTTCAGGACCAAGTTTATTGGAACGTAGAGATAAAGCACCTTCTGTAAAGGTAAAGTCTAAAGTGGTAGGCCGTCCTGTAGGGGATGTTGCCAATGAATGGGCTGCTCAATTTATGGATAACGAAAAGACTAAACCGGCAGGAGTAAGCTACATCTGGAGTGGTGATATGGAAAACCAGACTGAAGGTTTCGGTACTTTAGGGATTGCATTAATGGCTGCTATTGTATTGGTTTATCTGGTAATGGTTTCATTATATGACTCATTTGTATATCCTTTCGTGGTATTATTTTCTATTCCTCTGGCATTGATCGGGGTAATGGTTATTCTTGCCATCACAGGAAATTCATTAAACATATTTACGATGCTGGGGATGATCATGTTGATTGGTTTGGTAGCGAAGAACGCAATTATGATTGTCGACTTTGCAAATATGAGGAAAGAGGCTGGTGCAAGTACGCATGATGCTTTGATCCAGGCAAACCACGCACGTCTTCGTCCGATCTTGATGACTACTATCGCGATGATCTTCGGTATGATCCCAATTGCAATTGCAAAAGGTGCCGGAGCAGAAATGAACAATGGATTAGCCTGGGTAATTATCGGTGGTTTGACATCGTCATTATT
- a CDS encoding efflux RND transporter periplasmic adaptor subunit has protein sequence MKKTLIYIIVAAVLIGLAAYKIAGNKEKQTQEVKEVAKQVDKINVNIVTVTRENIDTDYSANGTFIPKQEMNQSSEIAGRIVSVLVKEGSRVSAGQVLATIKRDAIEVDVTQAQNNLQNAIIDNQRYENAFKTGGVTKQQVDNSRLQLKNAQAAVKAQGVRVNDTSIRAGISGTINKKMVEPGTVVSIGTSMFEIVNINSLKLSVLVDESQVGRIALGQEVPINVNVLPEDSFSGRITFIAPKSDATLNFPVEIEVQNKGNLKAGMYATATFKTNHGAETQNMLTVPAEAFVNGVSSGQLFIVNNGTAKLIKVQTGKVYGDKVQILSGLNGGEQVITSGQINLDNGSKINIVK, from the coding sequence ATGAAAAAAACTTTAATATATATCATCGTAGCAGCAGTACTGATAGGTTTAGCCGCTTATAAGATTGCCGGGAACAAAGAAAAGCAGACGCAGGAAGTAAAAGAAGTTGCCAAGCAGGTAGATAAAATCAACGTTAATATTGTAACCGTTACAAGAGAAAATATTGATACAGATTACTCTGCCAACGGAACTTTCATTCCTAAGCAGGAAATGAACCAGTCTTCTGAAATTGCCGGACGTATTGTAAGCGTTTTGGTAAAAGAAGGATCAAGAGTAAGTGCAGGTCAGGTGTTAGCAACTATCAAGAGAGATGCTATCGAAGTGGATGTTACACAGGCTCAGAATAATTTGCAAAATGCTATTATCGATAATCAGCGTTACGAAAATGCTTTTAAAACAGGAGGGGTTACAAAACAACAGGTTGATAACTCAAGACTTCAACTGAAAAATGCACAGGCAGCTGTGAAAGCTCAGGGAGTAAGAGTGAATGACACCAGCATCCGTGCAGGTATCAGTGGTACTATCAACAAGAAAATGGTTGAGCCGGGAACAGTAGTTTCTATAGGGACTTCCATGTTTGAAATTGTTAATATCAACAGCCTTAAACTTTCTGTATTGGTTGACGAAAGCCAGGTTGGCAGAATTGCACTCGGTCAGGAAGTTCCAATTAATGTGAATGTTTTACCGGAAGATTCTTTCAGCGGTAGAATTACATTCATTGCTCCTAAAAGTGATGCTACTTTAAATTTCCCGGTTGAAATTGAGGTTCAGAATAAAGGAAACCTAAAAGCGGGGATGTATGCAACTGCTACATTTAAAACAAATCACGGTGCTGAAACTCAAAATATGTTGACTGTTCCTGCAGAAGCTTTTGTAAACGGAGTAAGTTCAGGACAGCTATTTATTGTAAATAATGGTACTGCTAAATTAATTAAAGTTCAGACCGGTAAAGTATACGGCGACAAAGTTCAGATCTTAAGCGGACTGAATGGAGGCGAGCAGGTAATTACCAGCGGACAGATTAATCTTGATAACGGTTCGAAAATCAATATCGTAAAGTAA
- a CDS encoding TolC family protein: MNRKRITATKLKIGIASAFMIFGSTLMSAQQQVSLQEAIKQALQNKAEAKKAALQIKKAEYKIDEARAGALPQVSATAGLTYNPIIQESLLEFGGEKIRAQFGQPWGSTASVQLQQAIFDQRVFTGLKAAKSTREFYVLNAQLTNEQIIENVATAYYQVFVQEENLKTVTASYANTEKVRNVIKSLVDNGLAKSIDLDRTNVQLTNIGSNKQTLINSVELSKNALKFYMGIPISTDIELEEKEIEPKPELIASNVNLNDRTEIKVLNKNRELLVFNKKATEAYLYPSVNLTANYGWGANGAKFPLTNGLSKGVLWSDYSAIGLNVNIPIFTGGATKAKINQAEIDIQDLDVDIENTQLSLSLDYKNAITNMENALINIESMKDNVGLAERVQKNTQSNYQYGLATLTEVLDSENALTQAKQNYSNALLDYKQAEIKLIKAKGELNTLQNL; this comes from the coding sequence ATGAATAGAAAACGTATAACTGCTACAAAGCTAAAAATTGGGATAGCTTCAGCATTTATGATTTTCGGCTCTACATTGATGTCTGCCCAGCAGCAGGTTTCCCTGCAGGAAGCTATAAAACAGGCACTTCAGAATAAGGCAGAAGCCAAAAAAGCTGCTTTACAGATAAAAAAAGCCGAATACAAGATTGATGAGGCCAGAGCCGGTGCTCTTCCACAGGTCAGTGCAACGGCGGGTTTAACTTATAACCCGATTATTCAGGAGTCTTTGCTGGAATTTGGAGGAGAGAAAATCAGAGCGCAGTTTGGGCAGCCTTGGGGTTCTACAGCTTCTGTACAACTTCAGCAGGCAATTTTTGATCAAAGAGTATTTACAGGACTTAAAGCTGCAAAATCAACAAGAGAGTTTTATGTACTGAATGCTCAATTGACCAATGAACAGATTATTGAAAATGTAGCAACAGCTTATTATCAGGTGTTTGTACAGGAGGAAAATCTTAAAACGGTAACCGCCAGCTATGCTAACACTGAAAAAGTAAGAAATGTTATTAAAAGCTTGGTTGATAATGGTTTGGCAAAATCAATCGATTTAGACAGGACAAATGTTCAGCTTACGAATATTGGTTCCAATAAGCAGACTTTAATCAACTCTGTTGAACTTTCAAAAAATGCTCTGAAGTTTTATATGGGAATCCCGATTTCTACAGACATTGAGCTTGAAGAAAAAGAGATCGAACCAAAGCCTGAGCTGATTGCAAGCAACGTAAATCTTAATGATCGTACAGAGATCAAAGTTTTAAATAAAAACAGGGAACTTTTGGTTTTCAATAAAAAAGCAACCGAAGCTTATCTTTATCCATCAGTAAATCTTACTGCGAACTATGGATGGGGAGCAAACGGAGCAAAATTCCCGTTGACAAATGGTCTTAGTAAAGGCGTTCTTTGGAGTGATTATTCGGCAATTGGATTGAATGTAAATATTCCTATTTTCACAGGAGGAGCTACAAAAGCGAAGATCAATCAGGCAGAAATAGATATTCAGGATCTTGATGTTGATATTGAAAACACTCAGTTGAGCTTAAGTTTAGATTATAAAAATGCAATCACCAATATGGAAAATGCATTGATTAATATCGAAAGCATGAAAGATAATGTAGGATTGGCAGAAAGAGTTCAGAAAAATACCCAGTCAAATTATCAATATGGGTTAGCAACCCTTACAGAGGTGCTGGATTCTGAAAATGCTTTAACACAGGCAAAACAGAACTATTCTAATGCATTGCTGGATTACAAACAGGCCGAGATCAAGCTGATAAAAGCTAAGGGTGAACTAAACACACTACAAAACTTATAA
- a CDS encoding TetR/AcrR family transcriptional regulator: MSNQAKKDQTQELIKETAKNLFFVKGKFDATTQEIADEAGVNRTLINYYFRSRDKLIQIIFDEAQRVEQEKSKIIQNSDLPFKEKISQFIESSLSTSLQYPYLETYIVSQINKGTCHQREIEEDILNDMYKDIEKEMELGNIEKMAPVQFILNMVALLVFPSAIRPLFMENLLINDEEYDKIISERKEIIINMLFKN; encoded by the coding sequence ATGTCAAATCAAGCAAAAAAAGACCAAACACAGGAATTGATCAAGGAGACAGCGAAGAATTTGTTCTTTGTGAAAGGAAAATTTGATGCTACTACGCAGGAGATTGCAGATGAAGCAGGAGTGAACAGGACCCTTATTAATTACTATTTCCGTTCAAGAGATAAGCTGATTCAGATCATCTTTGATGAAGCGCAACGAGTAGAACAGGAAAAATCGAAGATCATTCAAAATTCTGATCTGCCTTTTAAAGAAAAGATCAGCCAATTCATAGAAAGCAGCCTTTCTACAAGTCTTCAGTATCCGTATCTGGAAACGTATATCGTATCACAGATCAATAAAGGGACCTGCCATCAAAGAGAAATTGAAGAAGATATCCTGAATGATATGTATAAGGATATCGAAAAAGAAATGGAATTGGGAAATATAGAAAAAATGGCACCTGTTCAGTTTATTCTTAATATGGTAGCTCTATTAGTATTCCCAAGTGCCATAAGACCATTATTTATGGAAAATTTATTAATTAATGATGAAGAATATGATAAGATTATTTCTGAACGAAAAGAGATTATTATCAATATGTTGTTCAAAAACTAA
- a CDS encoding T9SS type B sorting domain-containing protein, which produces MKKILSLFMVLNTVLLFSQKNISEENSYYFYENKGQIIDQDGKENKNVKYLFHSNGLNVQLRSNGFSYDVYQVEKISTPDNPKPPKYYNQKEEKVKYKYHRIDIDLVNSNINSEIIPEEKSPDYDNFYNIPGKPAGILNVYRFKKITYKNIYNNIDLIFFKPKDTLKPVEYNFIVRPGGKISDIKMKFNGAETSLKNKKIVMKLRFGDMYENIPLSWITDGKSKHETTINYKHIDENTYGFAGTQDSFTKTLIIDPVPTPLWIKNHPNWVWQSNTYYRVLANSNQEVYTGFTTIARYNIATSTYTIMDSNSQNYGYICKFDPAGNKIWGVFLGNHQFNYGGDETNLLKDITINNNNEIYAIGQARDSQGGTNNITTLGAHKEHTNYQGQWMGYDIDSFIMKFNDNGIRIWGTYFGGDQFDTANSIVLDSNQNLIIGGLSTGNNGIVTANGNIQNNPNIYNGVSFIAKFSPNGQQMYGSYFFLKESGIKKIDRDSNNNIYLAGDVYQGYNITGNGTAGTHQQTLIGEGNTFLAKLDNNFQFLWGTYYGGRNAYGIQHNYNEGRTIVRDLKVDKDNNVVLLGNTDANERISTSGTHQPIRTSNLGDDIFLTKFNPAGNQIWGTYFGATTSNAVNDDQAFGLSVDDNNSLIFSGQTSNAVQIATPNGYMPDNNNGYRSGFFTKFNPAGNQVWGTYFYSSVHSIYAKSNNIYTLGGAQVNNNFAKFYDCAAGISVTSNSPVCINSTVQLNATGGTTYHWTGPNGFTSNQQNPTIPNATTAHSGTYTCHVSGSGGCDGTFTVNVVVGDNMAPVPNIASLADITGDCHTIVTTIPTATDNCAGTITATTTDPLFYSIPGNYIIHWIYNDGNGNTATQNQNVIVTSPSLPTAANVQQTFCAINNSKISDIQITGQNIKWYDAAGNVLSSTTALTNGQTYYASQTINGCESNKMAIQVTVNTTPKPIANINQDFCASANPTLEKLVVSGTALKFYNAAGNVIPMTTPLVSGQIYYVTQTLNNCESEKLAITVTLSTDNVPAKDITQVQCNSTTSNSMMVNLHSYEASIINNPASYIFTYTDTAGNPISNPSAYTLNVGTTLIHVKVATPDGCFKTIRLSLTLNPKPFVQLPDKLDFCEGKSVVLDAGPGFKSYEWNTGATTQTITVSTPGTYTVKVTNIFGCESTSSTQVSYSVLAHIVSVNITNNTATVILSQSGNYEFSLDNFTWQNSNIFTNLNMGEYTAYVRTKSGCIIGQKNFSIFNIPNAISPNGDGINDTWRIAGLENYPGTEIYLYDRKGAIIYKELIKKKPFQWDGKYESHPISTGNYWYTIKVSDGRVYSGWLLIKNRE; this is translated from the coding sequence ATGAAGAAAATTCTTTCGCTGTTCATGGTTTTGAACACGGTACTTCTATTTTCACAGAAAAATATTTCTGAAGAAAACTCCTATTATTTTTATGAAAACAAAGGTCAGATTATTGATCAAGACGGAAAAGAAAATAAAAATGTAAAATATCTTTTCCATTCTAATGGTCTGAATGTACAGCTGCGTTCTAATGGATTTTCTTATGATGTATATCAGGTAGAAAAAATAAGTACACCAGATAATCCTAAACCCCCAAAATATTATAATCAAAAAGAGGAAAAGGTTAAATACAAATATCATAGAATAGATATAGACTTGGTTAACTCTAATATCAATTCTGAAATAATTCCCGAAGAAAAGTCTCCTGATTATGATAACTTTTATAATATTCCTGGAAAGCCGGCCGGGATCTTAAATGTGTATCGTTTTAAAAAGATTACTTATAAGAATATCTACAATAATATTGATCTTATTTTCTTTAAACCAAAAGATACTCTGAAACCTGTTGAATATAACTTTATTGTAAGACCCGGCGGAAAAATTTCAGATATCAAAATGAAATTCAACGGAGCAGAGACATCATTAAAAAATAAAAAAATTGTGATGAAACTTCGTTTTGGAGATATGTATGAAAATATTCCTCTTTCCTGGATTACAGATGGAAAATCTAAGCATGAAACCACTATCAATTATAAACATATTGATGAAAACACTTATGGTTTTGCCGGGACACAGGATTCATTCACCAAAACTTTAATTATTGATCCTGTACCTACCCCCTTATGGATTAAAAATCACCCAAACTGGGTATGGCAATCCAATACATATTATAGAGTATTGGCCAATTCCAATCAGGAAGTTTATACTGGATTTACTACTATTGCAAGATATAATATTGCTACCAGTACTTATACAATAATGGACTCTAACTCTCAGAACTATGGTTATATCTGTAAATTTGATCCGGCAGGAAATAAAATATGGGGTGTGTTTTTAGGAAATCATCAATTCAATTATGGAGGGGATGAAACCAATCTTCTGAAGGATATTACCATTAATAATAACAATGAAATATATGCTATTGGCCAGGCAAGAGATTCTCAAGGAGGTACAAACAATATAACAACTCTCGGTGCCCATAAAGAACATACAAATTACCAGGGGCAATGGATGGGATATGACATTGATTCTTTCATCATGAAATTTAATGATAATGGTATAAGAATATGGGGAACCTATTTCGGAGGAGATCAATTTGACACAGCAAATTCTATTGTACTAGATTCAAACCAGAACTTAATTATCGGAGGACTTTCCACCGGAAACAATGGGATTGTAACAGCTAATGGAAATATTCAAAATAATCCTAATATTTATAATGGGGTTTCTTTTATTGCAAAGTTTTCTCCGAATGGTCAACAAATGTATGGCTCCTATTTTTTTTTAAAAGAGTCGGGAATTAAAAAAATTGACAGAGACAGTAATAATAATATCTATTTAGCCGGCGATGTTTACCAGGGGTATAATATTACCGGAAATGGAACAGCAGGTACTCATCAGCAAACTTTGATTGGAGAAGGCAATACATTTCTAGCCAAGCTAGACAATAATTTTCAATTTTTGTGGGGAACTTATTATGGCGGTAGAAACGCGTATGGTATTCAGCACAATTATAATGAAGGGAGAACAATAGTAAGAGATTTAAAAGTTGACAAAGATAACAATGTAGTTTTATTAGGAAATACGGATGCTAATGAAAGAATATCAACTTCAGGAACACATCAGCCAATACGCACATCTAATCTTGGTGATGATATCTTTTTAACAAAATTCAATCCTGCAGGAAATCAAATTTGGGGAACTTATTTCGGAGCAACAACAAGCAATGCTGTAAATGATGATCAGGCCTTCGGACTTTCCGTAGATGACAATAATAGTCTTATATTTTCAGGGCAGACATCAAACGCAGTTCAGATAGCAACTCCAAATGGGTATATGCCTGACAATAATAATGGTTATCGTTCAGGTTTTTTTACTAAATTTAATCCGGCAGGTAATCAGGTTTGGGGAACTTATTTTTATTCATCCGTTCATTCCATCTATGCAAAAAGTAATAATATATATACTTTAGGAGGAGCCCAGGTTAATAATAATTTCGCTAAATTTTATGATTGTGCTGCAGGAATATCTGTCACATCAAACTCTCCTGTTTGTATCAATTCAACTGTTCAGCTTAACGCTACAGGAGGAACAACCTATCACTGGACTGGACCTAATGGCTTTACATCAAACCAGCAGAATCCAACAATACCTAATGCAACAACAGCTCATTCCGGTACATATACCTGCCACGTTTCGGGGTCGGGAGGCTGTGATGGAACTTTTACTGTAAACGTCGTTGTGGGTGACAATATGGCTCCGGTTCCGAACATTGCTTCTCTAGCAGACATTACAGGAGACTGCCATACAATAGTTACCACCATTCCTACTGCTACAGATAACTGTGCGGGAACTATAACTGCAACAACCACAGATCCTTTATTTTATTCAATCCCTGGAAACTATATTATCCATTGGATTTATAACGATGGAAATGGAAATACAGCTACCCAAAATCAGAATGTGATTGTAACATCTCCCTCTCTTCCAACTGCTGCAAATGTCCAGCAAACTTTCTGCGCTATCAATAATTCTAAAATCTCTGACATTCAGATCACAGGCCAGAACATCAAGTGGTACGATGCTGCAGGAAATGTTCTGTCATCAACAACTGCTCTTACCAACGGACAGACCTATTATGCTTCTCAAACCATTAATGGCTGTGAAAGTAATAAAATGGCTATTCAGGTAACGGTAAATACCACTCCTAAACCGATTGCAAATATTAATCAGGATTTCTGTGCTTCGGCAAATCCTACGCTGGAAAAGCTGGTTGTATCAGGAACAGCTCTTAAATTCTATAATGCGGCAGGAAATGTGATTCCGATGACAACTCCTCTGGTAAGCGGACAAATCTATTATGTAACCCAGACTTTAAATAACTGTGAATCTGAAAAACTGGCAATTACTGTAACGCTGTCCACAGATAATGTACCTGCAAAAGATATTACACAAGTACAATGTAATTCTACAACGTCAAATTCTATGATGGTTAATCTTCACTCCTATGAAGCAAGTATTATTAATAACCCCGCCAGTTATATTTTCACGTATACAGATACGGCGGGAAATCCTATTTCCAATCCTTCCGCTTATACTTTAAATGTAGGAACAACACTTATTCACGTAAAAGTAGCTACTCCTGACGGATGTTTTAAAACAATAAGATTAAGCCTTACTTTAAATCCTAAGCCTTTTGTTCAGCTTCCTGATAAACTTGATTTTTGTGAAGGCAAATCGGTTGTTTTGGATGCAGGACCAGGATTTAAGTCTTATGAATGGAATACCGGAGCAACTACTCAAACCATTACAGTATCTACCCCAGGAACGTACACCGTGAAAGTAACCAATATTTTCGGATGCGAAAGTACAAGCTCCACTCAGGTGAGTTATTCTGTTTTAGCCCATATTGTTTCTGTAAATATTACCAATAATACAGCGACAGTTATTCTTTCTCAGAGCGGAAACTATGAATTTTCCTTAGATAATTTCACATGGCAGAATTCTAATATTTTCACCAATTTAAATATGGGAGAATATACTGCTTATGTGAGAACAAAATCCGGATGTATTATCGGGCAGAAGAACTTCTCTATATTCAATATTCCGAATGCAATCAGTCCAAACGGAGATGGGATCAATGATACATGGAGAATCGCAGGATTGGAAAACTATCCGGGAACAGAAATTTATTTATATGATAGAAAAGGAGCGATAATCTATAAGGAGCTTATTAAAAAGAAACCTTTCCAATGGGATGGAAAATATGAATCACACCCTATTTCTACCGGAAATTATTGGTACACTATAAAAGTTTCTGACGGAAGAGTCTACAGCGGATGGCTTCTGATCAAGAACAGAGAGTAA
- a CDS encoding S1 RNA-binding domain-containing protein, with the protein MQLGKTQTLTISEQINSGWILVDESGEKAFLPKIFIQDEKETGDEVEVFVYQDDDKLKATTEIPLAEVGEFAVMSCVQSLPSGAFMDWGIIKDLFIPYKQQKTKIIEGKRYLVYIYVDEDMELITGTTKFKRNPQYDDLPFQKGDKVDLLMMNESELGWNVVINKQYIGLIYASDVFKKLYPLSEEKGYIKMIREDGKIDISLQPDGFENIDEFKQKIINRLEENYGLLYVSDKSSPEEIKNEFQMSKKNFKKAIGGLYKDKIIDILDDKIKLL; encoded by the coding sequence ATGCAACTCGGAAAAACTCAGACTCTAACAATTTCAGAACAAATTAATTCAGGATGGATCCTCGTGGACGAATCCGGAGAAAAAGCTTTTCTGCCTAAAATCTTTATTCAGGATGAAAAAGAAACAGGTGATGAAGTTGAAGTTTTTGTATACCAGGATGACGATAAATTAAAGGCAACTACTGAAATTCCATTGGCTGAAGTTGGTGAATTTGCGGTAATGAGCTGTGTACAGAGTCTTCCTAGCGGAGCTTTTATGGATTGGGGAATCATTAAGGATTTATTTATCCCTTACAAACAGCAGAAAACCAAAATTATAGAAGGTAAAAGATATCTGGTTTATATCTATGTAGATGAAGATATGGAGCTGATTACAGGGACAACAAAGTTCAAGAGAAACCCACAGTATGATGATCTGCCATTTCAGAAAGGAGACAAAGTAGATCTGCTTATGATGAACGAAAGTGAACTGGGCTGGAACGTGGTTATCAACAAGCAGTACATAGGTTTGATATACGCTTCTGATGTTTTCAAAAAACTTTATCCACTGTCAGAAGAAAAAGGCTATATTAAAATGATTCGTGAAGATGGGAAAATAGATATTTCCTTACAGCCGGACGGTTTTGAAAATATTGACGAGTTCAAACAGAAGATTATTAACAGACTGGAAGAAAATTACGGACTTCTGTATGTATCTGATAAATCCTCACCTGAAGAGATCAAGAATGAATTTCAGATGAGTAAGAAAAACTTTAAAAAAGCGATCGGAGGACTTTATAAAGATAAAATCATCGATATCCTGGACGACAAAATCAAATTATTATAA